GTTGCGCTGCAGCGAAGCATTTTTACCTACCAACAGCAAAAATCTCCTCACCTCCTGCTGAAAAACAACAATAATGGCAATGATCCCTACATCAACAAACTTGCCCAATATGATGGTAAGCAGTTTCATGTCCAGGGCCTTTACCACAAAATTGAGCGCGAAAATCACAGCAAAACCTATAAAAATATTGGCGGCTATGGTACCCCTTATCAGGTTGTATAACTGGTAAATGATCAGGGCAACCAGCAAAACATCAAGGATAGAAAAGAAACCTATTTTGGGGAACAAGGATTGTAACGTCTGCATTTACGAAGTTAGTAAAGTTTAACCGAACATATCAAATAAGCAGCCTTGAAGTGGCTTTATCTCCTCAGGGAATGTACGGCCCGCCAGGCACGCCCCAGCCCCATTGCGGCATTGGCGTGTCGGGCGCTTCGGTGGTACTGTCGGTTTGGGAGTTAAGTACGGCTATCCGGGTTCCCCATTCAAGGTAAGCCACAAATGCCGATCTGAATTCAGGATCATCGGGCAATAACAATTCATCCGCAGTTTGCAGCAACAATTCAATCCAGCGTTTACGATGTGTTTCGGTTAAATACTTTTGCAGATGCTTGTTGATCATGGCATAGTGGCTGCCTTCGCTTTCGCTGTAGGTTTTTGGTCCGCCAAGTACCTCGGCCACAAAATGAGCTACGTGCATCCGGTGTTGCGGCGACATATGCTTAAACACGGGCTCCAACAGTTCATCGGCCAAAACCTTATCATAAAATTGGTTGAACAGGTTTTCGAAAGCAGGTGTGCCGCCTGCCCATTCAAAAAGTGTAGGGATAGTAGCTGCCATAACGTGGTATTGGTTACGATAAAGGTAGCCAGAGCTCATTAAAAAAAGGTATCCGGAAGATGATTATTTACTTATTTCGTTCGGTAGTGAAACGCACCAACTGCTCCAGGCCACGGCGCGATTCACTGTCGGCAAAAGTGTTGAGGATTTCAAAAGCCTCATCCTGGAAACGCTTCATCTGGGTTTCGGCATATTGCAGGCCGCCGGTTTCTTTAACAAAACGGATAATTTCGGCTATTTTTTTAGGATCGTCGTTATGGTTCTTCACCAGGTTAATGATCCTTTTTTTATCGGTTGATGAGCAGTTGGCCAGGGCATAAATAAGCGGCAGGGTCACTTTTTTTTCTTTGATATCGATGCCGAGGGGTTTGCCTACATCATCGGTGCCAAAATCAAACATATCATCCTTAATCTGGAAGGCGATACCAATCTTCTCGCCAAAAAGGCGCATTTTTTCAACCACCTCATCACCTGCCCCTGCCGATGCCGCCCCGCAGGCACAGCACGATGCAATGAGCGATGCTGTTTTTTGCCTGATCACCTCGTAATAAACAGGCTCGCCAATATCCATCCGGCGCACTTTCTCTATCTGCATCAGCTCGCCTTCGCTCATTTGCTTTACGGCGTCTGATACAATGCGCAACAACTGAAAATCATTATGATCGATAGAAAGCAGCAGCCCTTTTGACAGCAGATAATCGCCAACCAACACCGCTATCTTGTTTTTCCACAAGGCATTGATCGAAAAAAAGCCGCGGCGTTGATACGAGTTATCAACCACATCATCATGCACCAACGATGCGGTATGCAACAGCTCAACCAATGCAGCACCACGATGGGTGGCCTCATTAATACCCCCGCAAATACTCGCCGAAAAAAACACGAACATCGGGCGGATTTGTTTGCCCTTACGCTTAACAATATAGTGGGTAATACGATCAAGCAGCGGAACAGAACTTTTCATTGAGGCCCTGAACTTCTCCTCAAATACATCAATATCGGCCGCAATAGGTTTCTTAATATCGTTGATGCTCAGCATTACAAGCAAAACAGGATTTTATGTTAACTTACCGCTATGCAGCGGATACGGGGCAAACATAAGCTAAAATTATCTATCTGCATTAAAGCCAACTATTTTTTACCTAAATTAAACCTAAGCCCACAATAACCGTCATACTAATGCGAGTGCAATTTTTTATAAGTAGAGTTAAGTTTTTGTGAAGCGATGCCCGGTTAAACCTGGCTTCGCTTTTTTATTGTTAGTAAGGGCAAATATTTTACCTTTGCAATCCGCATTTAAACGGAGAGGTGTCTGAGTGGTCGAAAGAGCACGCCTGGAAAGTGTGTATACTCCAAAAGGGTATCGAGGGTTCGAATCCCTCCCTCTCCGCTGATTTTCATACCAAAAATGACTAAAAGCCTGTATTTCGCACGAAATCAGGCTTTTAATTTTTACCCTACAAGCTGTTTTATACGCTTTTTCGTGTATGTCCGGTGAGTAATTCGGTGAGTAAAGTTAATCAATTGATTAACTCACCAGAAAGGGTTTAAAACACTGATTGACAGCCAGTTAAAAAAATGAACATCTTGTCAGAAAATGGCCGCAAACCGATATTTGTTTAACCATTTAGTGAGTCATTATGAAGACAATTTTCAGTGTGCTCTTTTATTTGAAGAGACCAAAGAGCTATCAGACAGGTCCTATGCCTATCTACATGCGTATTACGATTGACAGTAAGCGCACAGAAATCACCACCGGCCGTGATTGTGAACCTTCGCAGTGGATCCCATCAGCAGGGCGAATGAAGGGAACGAAAGAAACCGTAAAATCGCTCAATAATTACCTCGACACCCTACGCGCGAAGATCGATGACGCGCATTCAGCAATGATCAAAGCGGGAGATGACATTACCGCAGAGAGTTTGAAATGTCGTTTCCTGGGCAAAGAAGAGAACCCGAAAATGCTCATCGAAATCTTTGACAATCACAACGAGAAATTCGGTAAGCTCGTCGGCAAAGAAAATTCAAAAGGTACACTAAGCCGGTATAAAATATCGTTGAGCCATACACAGCGCTTTCTCAAGTGGCGTTTTAATCTTTCAGATATTCCTGTCAAAAAAGTAGATCACCAATTCATTACGGATTATGATTTCTGGCTAAGATCAGAGCGCAATTGCGGCAATAATTCGGCCGTTAAGTACATGAGGAACTTTAAAAAGATCATCACCATCTGCCTGGATAACGGCTGGATTGACCGCAACCCATTCCTGAAATACAAAGGCAAAACGAAACGGGTTCACCGGGTATGCCTGGAACAAGACGACCTGAACCGTATTGCCGAAAAGAACTTTTCGTCTGCACGACTGGAACAGATCAGGGATATTTTCCTGTTCAGCTGCTACACGGGCCTGGCGTACATTGACATTAAGAATCTCCACCGTGAGCACCTGACTGACCGCTACGACGGCGAAATATGGATCATGACAAATCGCCAAAAAACCGATATCCCAACCCGGGTCCCGCTTTTACCGCAGGCTATTGAACTCATACGAAAATATGAGTATCATCCTAAGTGCGCCAATACCGGGCTGCTCTTCCCGGTACCCTCCAATCAAAAGGTCAACGACTACCTGAAGGAGATCGCTGAACTCTGTAAGATCAAGCAGACCCTGACCTTTCATATCGCACGACATACTTTTGCTACTACGATAACGCTGGCCAACGATGTGCCTATAGAAAGCGTGTCTGTTATGCTGGGTCATGCGAGCATTAAAACCACACAGGAGTATGCTAAAGTGCTAAATCTGAAACTAAGCAGGGACATGAGCGCCCTTCGATCAAAAATTGGCTCGTGAAAATTGATGCCTGTCTACCAACAACTTAAAAATACAAAATATTATATGGAAGCATCGAAATCGATCATCGGTGATATACAATCGATAATAAGTACGGCGAGAGAATCGGCAGTTCGCTCTGTAGATTTTGAACGTGTCAGGATGTACTGGTACATTGGCCGACGTATCTTCGAAGAAGAGCAAGATGGTCAGGATGTATAATACGGAGAAGTTGACCAGGTGATTCCGTGGCAAATTGACCACCTAAAGTGCTGGCGAACGAGCGCAGCGAACGCTGTAGAAGCGTTGTCAAAAGTAGTTATTTAAAGTGTGTTTTGCAGATAGCTTTTTTCGGGCTCTGCCGGCCTTCTTTTTCTCATCGACTCTCCCTTAAGTTCCATCCGGTGCGCATCATGCACGATACGGTCAAGGATAGCATCAGCGATCGTCTTTTCACCAATGACCTCATACCATTTACTGACCGGCAGTTGAGAGGTAATGATCAATGACGTTTTACCGTGCCTGTCCTCAATGATCTCCATCAGTGCAGCCCTGCTCTGCGCATCAAAAGGCTGTATACCGAAGTCATCCAGGATCAGTAGTTGCTGGCGTTCCAGTTTGGCGACATCCTTCATATAGGAACCATCTGCCTTAGCCATCTTCAGCTTAGCAAAGAGCTTGGGTGTGCTGGCATAGAACACGCGGTAACCCAGTATGCAGGCTTGGTGTCCGATAGCAGAAGCGATATAGCTTTTGCCGATACCGGTGCTGCCTGTGATCAACAGGTTCTCATTCCGGTCAATAAAGTGGCAGTCTGCCAGGCGCATTACCTGATTGCGGTCGATACTACGGTCGGCATGGTAGTGGATGTTCTCTACCGAGGCCTTATAGCGGAACTTAGCATACATGATCGTACGCTCTATGCGCCTGTTCTGCCGGTCGTCCCATTCGGCCTCTACCAGGTGGGCCAGCAGTTCATCAGTAGTGTATTCAGCGGTCTGGCCCGTTTCCAGGCAGCTTTTAAAGGCATGGTACATGCCAAAGAACTTCAGCTTGCGAAGTTTGTCCAAGGTGTTCGTGT
The sequence above is a segment of the Mucilaginibacter celer genome. Coding sequences within it:
- a CDS encoding group II truncated hemoglobin, producing the protein MAATIPTLFEWAGGTPAFENLFNQFYDKVLADELLEPVFKHMSPQHRMHVAHFVAEVLGGPKTYSESEGSHYAMINKHLQKYLTETHRKRWIELLLQTADELLLPDDPEFRSAFVAYLEWGTRIAVLNSQTDSTTEAPDTPMPQWGWGVPGGPYIP
- a CDS encoding site-specific integrase codes for the protein MKTIFSVLFYLKRPKSYQTGPMPIYMRITIDSKRTEITTGRDCEPSQWIPSAGRMKGTKETVKSLNNYLDTLRAKIDDAHSAMIKAGDDITAESLKCRFLGKEENPKMLIEIFDNHNEKFGKLVGKENSKGTLSRYKISLSHTQRFLKWRFNLSDIPVKKVDHQFITDYDFWLRSERNCGNNSAVKYMRNFKKIITICLDNGWIDRNPFLKYKGKTKRVHRVCLEQDDLNRIAEKNFSSARLEQIRDIFLFSCYTGLAYIDIKNLHREHLTDRYDGEIWIMTNRQKTDIPTRVPLLPQAIELIRKYEYHPKCANTGLLFPVPSNQKVNDYLKEIAELCKIKQTLTFHIARHTFATTITLANDVPIESVSVMLGHASIKTTQEYAKVLNLKLSRDMSALRSKIGS
- the istB gene encoding IS21-like element helper ATPase IstB, producing MNTNTLDKLRKLKFFGMYHAFKSCLETGQTAEYTTDELLAHLVEAEWDDRQNRRIERTIMYAKFRYKASVENIHYHADRSIDRNQVMRLADCHFIDRNENLLITGSTGIGKSYIASAIGHQACILGYRVFYASTPKLFAKLKMAKADGSYMKDVAKLERQQLLILDDFGIQPFDAQSRAALMEIIEDRHGKTSLIITSQLPVSKWYEVIGEKTIADAILDRIVHDAHRMELKGESMRKRRPAEPEKSYLQNTL
- a CDS encoding polyprenyl synthetase family protein; the protein is MLSINDIKKPIAADIDVFEEKFRASMKSSVPLLDRITHYIVKRKGKQIRPMFVFFSASICGGINEATHRGAALVELLHTASLVHDDVVDNSYQRRGFFSINALWKNKIAVLVGDYLLSKGLLLSIDHNDFQLLRIVSDAVKQMSEGELMQIEKVRRMDIGEPVYYEVIRQKTASLIASCCACGAASAGAGDEVVEKMRLFGEKIGIAFQIKDDMFDFGTDDVGKPLGIDIKEKKVTLPLIYALANCSSTDKKRIINLVKNHNDDPKKIAEIIRFVKETGGLQYAETQMKRFQDEAFEILNTFADSESRRGLEQLVRFTTERNK